The stretch of DNA ATATGCCGGCCCTCGATATCATCGTCCAGGTCCTTTAAGATTCGAACTACTCCCGAGGTGTTCGTCGATGACCCGTAACTCGATATCGCGATAAAGTCCGTCTCCATGGCTATATGAACTTCACGGATAAGATCCGCCAGAAAAACAAAGGCGCCGCGCAAAATTCCTACCATCAAGAGATTCTTGTCGCTGTAATCCTTGCTTATCAAAGCGCCGAGTTCCTCGACCTTCGATCGAATGTCATCTCTGGTAACAAGGACCTCGTCGATGTCGTTCGCGAGGATTTGTTCCATAATTTCCGCCTTCATCGTCTCTCCAATCATTCCGACTTCACAAATAATACAATTCGGTCGCAACACGCTGTCAAGAGATACTCCTTAGCTGCCGAAGCCGCCCCTCGGATAATGCCCGGTTTCAGCCGCGCCATTTATTATCAAAGCCGCGTTGCCTGTCGCGCTCGACCATTCTATATCACCAAACGGAACAGGACAAACGGCCTGAGTTCAGATTCGCAGCAGCCGTAGGGCCAAAACTTCTTTCGTCCGCT from Actinomycetota bacterium encodes:
- the hpt gene encoding hypoxanthine phosphoribosyltransferase, with translation MEQILANDIDEVLVTRDDIRSKVEELGALISKDYSDKNLLMVGILRGAFVFLADLIREVHIAMETDFIAISSYGSSTNTSGVVRILKDLDDDIEGRHILIVEDILDTGLTLNYLVKNLSSRRPASLEVCSFIIKEGKQRVPITPKYSGFTVPNTFVVGYGLDYAQKYRNIPIIGTLKRSAYEDDGLV